One region of Halohasta litchfieldiae genomic DNA includes:
- a CDS encoding bifunctional nuclease family protein has protein sequence MAHSAEVTGIGMGVGPDGANVPAVILSAREEYLPIFVTADQAQSIRLALSGEPFERPLTHDLLVDMVTEFGGAIDSVRIDDLADGTFYGKIDAERYDDGEPERFVFDARPSDAIALAVRVECPITVSDEIMDAAGRSPDEVDIGEIEGDRPVSSDDPFSEEYDE, from the coding sequence ATGGCACACTCCGCGGAGGTTACTGGGATCGGCATGGGCGTCGGACCCGATGGCGCGAACGTCCCGGCAGTCATTCTCTCGGCCCGCGAGGAGTATCTCCCTATCTTCGTGACCGCAGACCAAGCCCAATCGATCCGCTTGGCGCTCTCCGGCGAACCGTTCGAACGACCACTGACTCACGATCTGCTCGTCGACATGGTCACCGAGTTCGGTGGTGCAATCGACTCCGTTCGAATCGACGATTTAGCCGACGGTACCTTCTACGGCAAAATCGACGCCGAACGCTACGACGACGGCGAACCCGAACGGTTCGTCTTCGACGCCCGACCGAGCGACGCCATCGCGCTGGCGGTCCGCGTCGAGTGTCCGATCACCGTCTCCGACGAGATCATGGATGCCGCGGGCCGCTCGCCCGACGAGGTCGACATCGGCGAGATCGAGGGCGACCGACCGGTCAGTTCTGACGACCCCTTTTCCGAAGAGTACGACGAGTAG
- a CDS encoding CDP-alcohol phosphatidyltransferase family protein, with translation MGKQTADRWGGWQRWSATTLWIGLLVATAVGLLIAGWETAPAPRFLVGVGGGLLAVSVVIGRPISRAPDQPVTLATTVTLSRGAALAVFAGFLPVGLPSGRFVWFPAALFALAAGLDAIDGRIARRMDAVSELGGRLDTEMDGLTVLFGTVFVVTADLVPAVFLLVGVARYLFVAGIWLRKRRGLPVEPLPPSQLRRLLGGLAMGAIWLALLPVPGATASRLVALAVFVPFVLNFSRDWLAVSGRR, from the coding sequence ATGGGTAAACAGACAGCCGACCGGTGGGGAGGGTGGCAGCGATGGTCGGCGACGACGCTATGGATCGGCCTACTCGTGGCAACTGCGGTGGGGCTGTTGATCGCTGGCTGGGAGACCGCACCAGCGCCACGGTTCTTAGTTGGTGTTGGTGGTGGGTTACTGGCCGTCTCGGTCGTGATCGGTCGACCGATCAGTCGGGCCCCCGACCAGCCGGTCACGCTTGCGACCACCGTCACACTCAGTCGAGGCGCTGCACTCGCGGTGTTCGCTGGATTTCTCCCCGTTGGTCTCCCATCCGGTCGGTTTGTGTGGTTTCCGGCGGCGCTTTTCGCCCTCGCCGCAGGGCTTGATGCGATCGACGGGCGGATCGCCCGCCGGATGGATGCGGTCTCCGAACTCGGTGGTCGACTCGATACCGAAATGGACGGACTCACGGTGCTGTTCGGGACGGTTTTCGTTGTCACCGCCGATCTCGTCCCCGCAGTATTTTTGCTCGTTGGCGTCGCTCGCTACCTGTTCGTAGCCGGGATCTGGCTCCGAAAACGGCGCGGCCTTCCCGTTGAACCGCTTCCGCCGAGTCAACTCCGACGACTCCTCGGTGGGTTAGCGATGGGCGCGATCTGGCTAGCACTGCTCCCAGTGCCGGGAGCGACCGCCTCCCGACTGGTCGCGTTGGCTGTGTTCGTCCCGTTCGTGCTCAACTTCAGTCGCGATTGGCTCGCGGTGTCGGGTCGACGCTGA
- a CDS encoding OsmC family protein, translating into MTDIETTTVSEEGYATTSQVGDFELSIDATDETGPNPNAVLVADYASCFLPAFRVGGSKEGHDDLGTLQIDAEADIDDNDDLSAIRFAIHVEADLSDEELDAIVDRAEGICHVHAALKEELHAEISVHGNAF; encoded by the coding sequence ATGACCGATATCGAAACGACGACAGTCAGCGAAGAGGGCTACGCAACCACGAGTCAGGTCGGCGACTTCGAACTCTCCATCGACGCCACCGACGAGACGGGTCCCAACCCCAACGCCGTGCTCGTCGCGGACTACGCCTCCTGTTTCCTCCCCGCGTTCCGCGTCGGCGGCAGCAAGGAAGGACACGACGACCTCGGCACGCTCCAGATCGACGCCGAGGCCGACATCGACGACAACGACGATCTGTCGGCGATCCGGTTTGCCATCCACGTCGAGGCCGACCTCTCCGACGAGGAACTCGACGCCATTGTCGACCGAGCCGAGGGCATCTGTCACGTCCACGCCGCGCTCAAAGAGGAACTCCACGCCGAGATCAGCGTTCACGGCAACGCGTTCTAA
- a CDS encoding 6-pyruvoyl trahydropterin synthase family protein yields the protein MYTVSVRRPFIAQHFLTVPNPGPEGELHSHQFTAVVEFEGKTLTEYGYLVDIDAINAAMDDVIAQYAETTLNDQPAFEGLNPSVEHFSRIFCEGIVETATPTNPDRIRVRLWEDDEASASYEQPLSSS from the coding sequence ATGTACACGGTGTCGGTTCGTCGACCGTTTATCGCCCAGCATTTTCTGACCGTGCCGAATCCCGGTCCCGAAGGCGAGTTGCACTCCCATCAGTTCACTGCCGTCGTGGAGTTCGAGGGCAAGACGCTCACCGAGTATGGCTATCTGGTCGACATCGACGCGATCAACGCCGCCATGGACGACGTCATCGCCCAGTATGCGGAGACGACACTCAACGACCAGCCAGCCTTCGAGGGACTGAATCCGAGTGTCGAACACTTTTCACGGATTTTCTGTGAAGGGATCGTCGAGACTGCGACCCCAACAAACCCAGATCGCATACGAGTCCGGCTCTGGGAGGACGACGAGGCGTCCGCCAGCTATGAACAGCCGCTGTCCAGTTCATGA
- a CDS encoding zinc-dependent alcohol dehydrogenase, producing MTRRSLYFVAPGDVDIREEPIPQPAADQLRVRTQLSAISPGTELLVYNGNVPEDLAADMNLDSLSGSLSYPLQYGYAAVGVVEAVGENVDPDWEGRRVFAFHPHESHFCATVDELYPVPDGISSAEATLLPTVETAITLVHDGEPKLGERAVVFGQGLVGLVTTALLGEFPLSDLVTVDYSADRREWSRRLGATASVRPDELGEVLRLPGDEEASTESVTTAQPPGTDLTYELSGNPEALDTAVSVTGYDGRIIIGSWYGTKTTELDLGGRFHRSRISLTSSQVSTINPPLRGRWDRGRRMALAWERLADLDLGELLTDRYRIDDADAAYETLAGGADEMLGTLFSYEGPL from the coding sequence ATGACTCGTCGATCACTCTACTTCGTCGCGCCCGGCGACGTCGACATCCGCGAAGAGCCGATTCCCCAACCCGCCGCTGACCAACTCCGCGTTCGGACACAGCTCTCGGCGATCAGTCCGGGTACCGAACTGCTGGTCTACAACGGCAACGTGCCCGAGGATCTGGCCGCCGACATGAATCTCGACTCGCTTTCGGGCTCGCTCTCGTATCCACTTCAGTACGGCTATGCCGCGGTCGGCGTGGTCGAGGCAGTCGGCGAGAACGTCGACCCCGACTGGGAGGGCCGCCGCGTGTTTGCGTTCCACCCCCACGAGAGCCACTTCTGTGCGACCGTCGACGAACTCTACCCCGTTCCGGACGGCATCTCCTCGGCGGAGGCGACCCTCCTGCCGACCGTCGAGACGGCGATCACGCTGGTCCACGACGGCGAACCGAAGCTCGGCGAGCGGGCAGTCGTCTTCGGCCAAGGATTGGTCGGACTCGTCACGACGGCGTTGCTGGGGGAGTTCCCGCTTTCGGATCTCGTGACCGTCGACTACAGTGCCGACCGCCGGGAGTGGTCCCGACGACTAGGGGCGACCGCGAGCGTTCGCCCCGATGAACTCGGCGAGGTGCTACGGCTTCCCGGCGACGAGGAGGCGTCGACCGAGTCAGTCACAACAGCCCAGCCGCCGGGCACTGATCTCACCTACGAACTGTCTGGGAACCCAGAGGCGCTGGATACGGCGGTTTCAGTCACCGGTTACGATGGGCGGATCATTATCGGCTCGTGGTACGGAACGAAAACGACCGAACTCGATCTCGGCGGCCGGTTCCATCGGAGTAGGATCTCCCTAACCAGCAGTCAAGTCAGCACCATCAACCCCCCACTGCGTGGCCGCTGGGATCGCGGTCGACGGATGGCGTTGGCATGGGAGAGGCTTGCCGATCTCGACCTCGGCGAACTGCTCACCGACCGCTACCGAATCGACGACGCCGACGCAGCCTATGAGACGCTTGCGGGGGGTGCCGACGAGATGCTGGGGACACTCTTTAGCTACGAGGGGCCGTTGTAG
- a CDS encoding TraB/GumN family protein, translating into MSEPADRSPPPGASGEGRVSVVGTAHVSEASVQEVETRIAEDRPDIVAVELDEGRYRQLQGEEPEDLDASDLLKGNTVFQFLAYWMLSYVQTRLGDQFDVKPGADMMAAIDTAEEHGIDVALVDRDIQETIQRFWARMTITEKLRMVGGLAFGVTDSRVVGIMVGLIVGLLAGPVLALFGGTLGITDAIYLRAASAAILGLGTTLVVDQIAGLTLGGDQRFAAALGSGGAIGLVAAAFGFADGLFGTYLGGFTITIVGSLALGLVGGLLFGLVAAAIIGLRGSTQPEAGGMDEMDIEDLTDADVVTVMMEEFRQFSPGGAEALIDERDAYIAHKLVGLRQAGYDVLAVVGAGHREGIEDYLANPSTLPPMDSLVGEEKGSRLPWGKLIGIALSVGFVAFFILLAMAGVQDGFLLRLFGAWFLINGIFAAGFAKLAGARWSSAGVGGAVAWMTSINPALAPGWFTGYVELRHLSVNIGDISTLNSLLSDESKPIGEIVSEMFEVPMFKLIMVVALTNVGSIIASILFVSYILPQFGTELGGVEGISRLMLDGARNSAELIWSTLR; encoded by the coding sequence ATGAGCGAACCTGCGGACCGATCACCACCGCCCGGCGCGTCCGGCGAGGGGCGAGTGAGTGTTGTCGGGACCGCCCACGTCTCGGAGGCCAGCGTCCAAGAGGTCGAAACACGGATCGCCGAGGATCGCCCCGACATCGTGGCGGTCGAACTCGACGAAGGACGGTACAGACAGCTCCAAGGCGAAGAGCCGGAGGATCTCGACGCCAGCGACCTCCTCAAAGGCAACACCGTCTTCCAGTTTCTCGCCTACTGGATGCTGTCGTACGTCCAGACCCGACTCGGCGACCAGTTCGACGTGAAGCCGGGCGCAGATATGATGGCCGCCATCGACACCGCCGAGGAGCACGGAATCGACGTTGCGCTGGTCGACCGCGACATCCAAGAAACAATCCAGCGGTTCTGGGCGCGGATGACGATCACCGAAAAGCTGCGGATGGTCGGCGGCCTCGCCTTCGGCGTCACTGATAGCCGCGTTGTCGGTATTATGGTTGGGCTGATCGTCGGCCTGCTGGCCGGCCCTGTACTCGCACTGTTCGGCGGTACGCTCGGCATCACCGACGCGATCTATCTCCGAGCGGCCAGTGCCGCGATTCTTGGGCTGGGAACGACGCTCGTCGTCGACCAGATCGCTGGCCTCACCCTCGGCGGCGACCAGCGGTTCGCGGCCGCCCTCGGCAGCGGTGGCGCGATTGGACTCGTTGCGGCAGCCTTCGGCTTCGCTGATGGCCTGTTCGGCACCTATCTGGGTGGGTTTACGATCACCATCGTCGGCAGTCTCGCGCTCGGTCTCGTTGGCGGGCTGCTATTCGGTCTCGTCGCAGCCGCGATTATCGGGCTGCGAGGGTCGACCCAACCCGAAGCGGGCGGCATGGACGAAATGGATATCGAAGATCTGACCGACGCCGACGTCGTCACCGTGATGATGGAGGAGTTCCGGCAGTTCAGCCCCGGCGGCGCGGAGGCACTCATCGACGAACGGGACGCCTATATTGCTCACAAATTGGTCGGCCTCCGACAGGCTGGCTACGACGTGCTGGCGGTCGTCGGCGCTGGCCACCGCGAGGGAATCGAGGACTATCTCGCCAACCCCTCGACGCTGCCGCCGATGGATTCGCTCGTTGGCGAAGAGAAAGGCAGTCGACTGCCGTGGGGCAAGCTGATCGGAATCGCCCTCTCGGTCGGCTTTGTCGCCTTCTTCATCCTGCTGGCGATGGCAGGCGTTCAGGACGGCTTCCTGCTCCGGCTGTTCGGCGCGTGGTTCCTCATTAATGGGATCTTCGCAGCCGGGTTCGCAAAGCTGGCTGGCGCACGCTGGTCGTCGGCTGGCGTCGGCGGCGCAGTGGCGTGGATGACCTCGATCAATCCCGCCCTCGCGCCGGGGTGGTTCACCGGCTACGTCGAACTCCGGCATCTCTCGGTGAACATCGGCGACATTTCGACACTCAACAGCCTGCTGTCGGACGAGTCGAAACCAATCGGTGAAATCGTCTCGGAGATGTTCGAAGTCCCGATGTTCAAACTCATCATGGTCGTCGCGCTGACCAACGTTGGCTCGATTATCGCCAGCATCCTCTTTGTGAGCTACATCCTCCCGCAGTTCGGGACCGAGTTGGGTGGCGTCGAGGGGATCTCACGGCTGATGCTCGACGGGGCGCGAAACAGCGCCGAACTCATCTGGAGCACACTCAGATGA
- a CDS encoding HAD-IIA family hydrolase — protein MSYRGIVLDVDGTVVRGNDPIPGASEGLAAVEAAGLKRVFLSNNPTKLPSAYEARFAKAGFDVDAEEVFTAGTITTEYLAAEHSADRLFVIADPGVDRQLLAADLTLTEDPAAADAVVVSMDREFDYDSLCDAIVALDEPIPFIGTDPDMVIPQNGPNIPGTGAMLHAVEGVTGKEVDVVCGKPSEFARQTVLDYLDLPAEDCLVVGDRLDTDIKLGSEAGMTTVLVRTGVTDDQTLAESPINPDYVLDSLAGMEAVLDGRVD, from the coding sequence ATGTCATACCGCGGGATTGTTCTGGATGTCGACGGGACTGTCGTCCGAGGAAACGACCCCATACCGGGAGCCAGCGAGGGATTGGCTGCCGTCGAAGCGGCCGGTCTCAAACGTGTCTTTCTGTCGAACAACCCCACCAAGCTCCCCTCGGCCTACGAGGCGCGGTTCGCAAAGGCGGGGTTCGATGTCGACGCCGAGGAGGTGTTCACCGCGGGAACGATCACCACTGAGTATCTCGCGGCCGAACACAGCGCCGACCGGCTGTTCGTGATCGCCGATCCCGGCGTCGACAGACAGCTGCTGGCGGCGGATCTCACTCTTACCGAAGACCCCGCGGCCGCCGATGCGGTCGTGGTCTCGATGGACCGGGAGTTCGACTACGACTCGCTGTGTGATGCTATTGTCGCCCTCGACGAGCCGATCCCGTTCATCGGCACTGATCCCGACATGGTAATTCCGCAAAACGGCCCGAACATTCCCGGCACCGGCGCGATGCTCCACGCCGTCGAAGGTGTCACCGGGAAGGAAGTCGACGTCGTCTGCGGCAAACCCTCCGAGTTCGCCCGCCAGACCGTTCTGGACTACCTCGATCTCCCGGCCGAGGACTGTCTCGTGGTCGGTGACCGCCTCGACACCGACATCAAACTCGGCAGCGAGGCCGGAATGACCACCGTGTTGGTCCGCACCGGCGTCACTGACGACCAAACGCTCGCCGAGTCGCCGATCAATCCGGACTACGTTCTCGACTCGCTGGCCGGGATGGAGGCTGTGCTCGACGGACGCGTCGACTGA
- a CDS encoding glycosyltransferase family 4 protein, translated as MRVGVVVYGGLDETSGGFRYDRQLVDFLRAQGDTVEVISLPWRNYWRGVIDGLRPAVDSRLDRPVDVLVQDELCHPSLWRQNHRLTRPESVVALVHHVQSDDMRGRLAGVRRQIERRYLDSVDGAVCTSQFTRRRATALGATFDESVVAPPAGRVAGRALGDQQVRQRAAEGPLRITFVGNLVPRKGLITLLSAVDRAVNRHGMTDWQLTVVGSHEANPASASRAVDKATELGIADSVEFTGEVPESALTAILEASHVLCVPSRYEGFGMVYLEAMEYGVVPIGSSNGGAGEFIADGDNGFLVDPGDTERIAALLADLAADRDRLTDLGVAALDTAAAHPGWDETLGEVRALLKRVSTARASTGIHGTKSHRGGKS; from the coding sequence ATGCGTGTCGGAGTTGTCGTCTACGGCGGGCTTGATGAGACCTCTGGCGGCTTCCGGTACGACCGTCAGCTCGTCGACTTCCTTCGAGCGCAGGGAGACACTGTCGAGGTGATTTCGCTCCCGTGGCGGAACTACTGGCGAGGCGTGATCGACGGGCTCAGACCGGCAGTCGACTCGCGACTCGACCGGCCAGTCGACGTGTTGGTGCAGGACGAACTCTGTCATCCCTCGCTGTGGCGGCAGAACCACCGACTCACGCGGCCGGAGTCGGTCGTCGCACTCGTTCATCACGTTCAGTCGGACGACATGCGCGGTCGACTCGCCGGCGTTCGCCGGCAGATCGAACGCCGGTATCTTGACTCGGTCGACGGAGCTGTCTGTACGAGCCAGTTCACCCGTCGCCGGGCCACTGCCCTTGGTGCCACTTTCGATGAGAGTGTAGTTGCTCCACCCGCCGGACGAGTGGCGGGACGCGCACTCGGCGACCAGCAGGTCCGCCAGCGGGCCGCCGAGGGACCGCTTCGGATCACCTTCGTCGGGAATCTCGTCCCTCGGAAGGGCCTCATCACGCTCCTGTCGGCCGTCGACCGCGCGGTGAACCGCCACGGGATGACCGACTGGCAGTTGACGGTCGTCGGGAGCCACGAGGCGAATCCAGCCTCCGCCAGCCGGGCCGTCGACAAAGCCACGGAGCTGGGTATCGCTGACAGCGTCGAGTTTACGGGTGAGGTTCCGGAGTCGGCGCTGACGGCGATCCTCGAAGCCAGCCACGTGCTCTGTGTGCCCTCGCGGTACGAGGGCTTCGGGATGGTGTATCTCGAAGCCATGGAGTACGGCGTCGTCCCGATTGGGAGCTCCAACGGCGGGGCTGGAGAGTTCATCGCGGATGGCGACAACGGGTTCCTCGTCGACCCCGGCGATACAGAGCGGATCGCCGCTCTGCTTGCCGACCTTGCAGCGGACAGAGATCGACTCACGGATCTCGGTGTGGCGGCTCTCGACACCGCCGCAGCCCATCCGGGTTGGGATGAGACGCTGGGCGAAGTCAGGGCGCTGTTGAAACGCGTGTCGACGGCCCGCGCGTCAACCGGGATCCATGGGACAAAATCCCACCGAGGTGGGAAATCGTGA
- a CDS encoding GTP cyclohydrolase III: protein MTTTQLTLIQIDNYGPWTVTPEPRREMDLQTLQSRLFADIAQFIGSRGGYVFYTRFDNMIAVTNGIDRAAHATLQESVGNRYPVTISLGVDVAETPAAALDGATERLQDAGSAQDKSRTEVLAGTFLDPATTGSEPVHIAHFDVNDATGKYTDQLNEFDSFIHIERSYASLMEYMRTAHGGLSFFVGGDNIIAVCPELSTDAYQDALDHVESDVGVDLKVGIGRGQTAHEAGIAAKHALEDCRYEGTTVEFAQPSVPASDD from the coding sequence GTGACGACTACTCAGTTGACGCTCATTCAGATCGACAACTACGGGCCGTGGACGGTGACCCCCGAGCCGCGACGCGAGATGGACCTCCAGACGCTCCAATCGCGGCTGTTTGCGGATATCGCCCAGTTTATCGGGAGTCGCGGTGGCTACGTTTTCTATACCCGATTCGATAACATGATCGCGGTCACAAACGGGATCGACCGCGCGGCCCACGCCACCTTACAGGAGAGCGTCGGCAACCGCTATCCGGTAACGATCAGCCTCGGCGTCGACGTCGCCGAGACGCCGGCGGCGGCTCTCGACGGCGCAACTGAGCGACTCCAAGATGCCGGGAGTGCCCAGGACAAAAGCCGGACGGAAGTGCTGGCCGGCACGTTTCTCGATCCGGCCACAACCGGCTCCGAACCGGTGCATATCGCCCATTTCGATGTCAACGATGCGACGGGCAAATACACCGACCAACTCAACGAGTTCGACTCGTTCATTCACATCGAGCGGAGCTACGCCTCGCTGATGGAGTATATGCGGACCGCCCACGGCGGGCTGTCGTTTTTCGTCGGCGGCGACAACATCATCGCGGTCTGTCCGGAGCTGTCGACCGACGCCTATCAGGACGCCCTCGACCACGTCGAGAGCGATGTGGGCGTCGACCTGAAAGTCGGCATCGGGCGGGGACAAACCGCCCACGAGGCCGGGATCGCCGCCAAACACGCCCTCGAAGACTGCCGCTACGAGGGAACGACCGTCGAGTTCGCACAGCCATCCGTCCCTGCCAGCGACGACTGA
- a CDS encoding acyl-CoA thioesterase, producing MDETATLIDSYTEMTELLLPNDTNTLGRALGGAVLHWMDICGAIAAMRFSNRECVTASMDHVDFISPIDIGEVVVVEGYVFSVGQSSIEVKVDVRAENPVEGDQRPTTSSYFTFVALDDDGVPTEVPSLDCPSEAEQALRDEAIDGRRQQLEELVDRLES from the coding sequence ATGGACGAAACAGCGACCCTCATCGACTCGTATACCGAGATGACCGAACTTCTGTTGCCGAACGATACCAACACGCTCGGTCGGGCCCTCGGTGGGGCCGTGTTACACTGGATGGATATCTGTGGGGCGATTGCCGCCATGCGGTTTTCCAACCGGGAGTGTGTGACTGCCTCAATGGATCACGTCGACTTCATCAGCCCCATCGATATCGGCGAGGTGGTCGTCGTTGAGGGGTACGTGTTCAGCGTGGGCCAGAGTAGCATCGAGGTCAAAGTCGACGTCCGGGCCGAAAACCCCGTCGAGGGCGACCAGCGACCGACAACCAGTTCCTACTTCACGTTCGTTGCGCTCGATGACGACGGCGTCCCGACCGAGGTGCCGTCGCTTGACTGTCCGAGCGAGGCCGAACAGGCGCTTCGAGACGAGGCAATCGATGGGCGGAGACAGCAGTTGGAGGAGCTTGTCGACCGACTGGAATCGTAA
- a CDS encoding class I SAM-dependent methyltransferase, whose protein sequence is MTSFAEFLTAKRTVEDRALNSAVFERFVSELGACSGSDLVRIVEIGAGTGSMIARLAEWNALPPTVSYRAVDIDADTIDTARQQLPEQLIAAGYAVDRTTDGLIASRQEGGTDQRLELSFEVDDGFSITDEADAVIASAVLDLVDLDPTLQDLKGVLNDGGLLYAPITFNGRTSFTPVDPFDGKIERLYHRHMDEVREQPGSSRAGQQLVTALPAAGYRVLDAGGSDWVIRPVDGAYPAAESTVLRHLLATIDNALTDYPPEVLSPRTRTEWIETRTEQLQRGDLTLVAHHLDVLAQLQAD, encoded by the coding sequence GTGACCTCCTTCGCGGAGTTCCTCACCGCGAAACGGACTGTCGAGGACCGGGCACTGAACAGCGCGGTGTTCGAGCGGTTCGTCTCCGAACTCGGGGCCTGCTCGGGGAGCGATCTCGTCCGCATTGTCGAAATCGGCGCAGGAACCGGTTCGATGATCGCTCGACTCGCCGAGTGGAACGCCCTCCCGCCGACGGTCTCCTACCGCGCGGTCGACATCGATGCCGATACTATCGACACCGCCCGCCAACAGCTCCCCGAGCAACTGATCGCGGCTGGCTATGCGGTCGACCGGACCACGGATGGGCTTATCGCCTCCCGGCAGGAAGGCGGGACCGACCAGCGGCTCGAACTCAGCTTCGAGGTCGACGACGGGTTTTCGATCACCGACGAGGCTGACGCGGTCATCGCATCGGCCGTGCTCGACCTCGTCGACCTCGACCCCACGCTTCAGGATTTAAAAGGGGTTCTCAACGACGGTGGGCTACTCTACGCACCAATTACGTTCAATGGTCGGACCTCGTTTACCCCGGTTGACCCCTTCGATGGGAAAATCGAACGACTGTATCACCGGCATATGGATGAAGTTCGGGAGCAACCCGGAAGCAGTCGGGCGGGCCAACAGCTGGTAACTGCACTGCCGGCAGCTGGGTATCGGGTTCTCGACGCTGGTGGCTCCGACTGGGTGATCCGCCCCGTCGACGGTGCGTATCCGGCCGCCGAGTCGACCGTCCTCCGACATCTACTTGCGACAATCGACAACGCCTTGACAGACTATCCGCCGGAGGTGCTTTCGCCGAGGACGCGAACTGAGTGGATCGAGACACGAACCGAGCAACTCCAACGCGGCGACCTGACGTTGGTCGCGCATCATCTCGACGTCCTCGCCCAATTACAAGCGGATTAG
- a CDS encoding metal-dependent hydrolase, whose protein sequence is MTFELTWHGHSTWHVAVDDTTFLIDPFFDNPHTDLDPSDVETPDYLLLTHGHADHIAHADEFTDATLVATPEIVSYASAELGFEDAIGMNLGGTVDCDDAFVSMVRADHTNGINTGHEYEGGMPAGFVIGDTKPTQVEDAESTTFYHAGDTSLMSEMKDVIGPYLEPDAAAVPIGDHFTMGPWQAAIAVDWLDVDHAFPMHYGTFPPIDVDPDDWVREVESTGTPAEPHVLAADEPFDL, encoded by the coding sequence ATGACCTTCGAACTTACGTGGCACGGCCACTCCACATGGCACGTCGCTGTCGACGACACGACATTTCTTATCGACCCGTTTTTCGACAACCCACACACCGATCTGGATCCGAGCGATGTCGAGACGCCCGACTACCTGCTTTTGACCCACGGTCACGCCGACCACATCGCTCACGCCGACGAGTTCACCGACGCGACACTGGTCGCCACACCGGAAATCGTGAGCTACGCAAGCGCCGAACTCGGCTTCGAGGACGCCATCGGGATGAACCTCGGCGGCACCGTCGACTGTGACGACGCCTTCGTTTCGATGGTCCGCGCGGACCACACCAACGGGATCAACACCGGACACGAGTACGAAGGCGGGATGCCGGCTGGCTTTGTCATCGGCGACACCAAGCCGACACAGGTCGAAGACGCGGAGTCGACCACCTTCTACCACGCGGGCGACACCAGCCTGATGAGCGAGATGAAAGACGTGATCGGTCCGTATCTCGAACCCGACGCCGCCGCAGTGCCGATTGGTGACCATTTCACGATGGGTCCGTGGCAGGCCGCCATCGCCGTCGACTGGCTCGACGTCGACCACGCCTTCCCGATGCATTACGGCACGTTCCCGCCAATCGATGTCGACCCCGACGACTGGGTGCGTGAGGTGGAGTCGACCGGCACGCCAGCCGAGCCGCACGTGCTTGCGGCCGACGAACCGTTCGACCTGTAG
- a CDS encoding zinc metalloprotease: MSLGYRIAGYEFSPTEVRDLLVAWLALGVAFAIFFAGGGPQTAALVGLPLVILLVVSLLTAGVAFLLHEVAHKVVAVRYDQIAEFRADYSMLFLAIMSALLGFIFAAPGAVHHQGYLTEKQHGHIAIAGPVTNLILAAVFVPVYFAGVTVGVDLLGTLGRFGIIINLFLAAFNLVPFGPLDGKTVIGWSKPVWLGTFLLSVLLTIGSVLTLGLSFRI; the protein is encoded by the coding sequence ATGAGCCTCGGCTACCGGATTGCTGGCTACGAGTTCAGCCCAACTGAGGTCCGTGACTTGCTTGTCGCGTGGCTCGCTTTGGGTGTCGCGTTTGCCATCTTCTTCGCTGGCGGCGGCCCACAGACCGCAGCATTGGTCGGACTTCCACTGGTTATTCTGCTTGTCGTGAGCCTGCTAACCGCTGGAGTTGCCTTCCTGCTCCACGAGGTCGCCCACAAGGTCGTCGCGGTTAGATACGACCAGATCGCGGAGTTTCGGGCCGACTACAGTATGCTGTTTTTGGCGATCATGAGCGCGCTGCTTGGCTTCATTTTCGCCGCGCCGGGTGCGGTCCACCATCAGGGATATCTCACTGAAAAACAGCACGGCCACATCGCCATCGCCGGCCCGGTGACGAACCTGATTCTAGCGGCTGTCTTCGTCCCTGTCTATTTCGCAGGAGTCACAGTTGGCGTCGACCTGCTGGGCACGCTCGGCCGGTTCGGGATCATCATCAACCTCTTTTTGGCCGCATTCAATCTCGTGCCCTTCGGTCCACTCGATGGCAAAACCGTCATCGGTTGGAGCAAACCCGTCTGGCTCGGAACGTTCCTGCTGAGCGTGCTGTTGACCATTGGTTCGGTACTGACGCTCGGCCTTAGTTTCCGGATTTAA